From the Streptomyces sp. NBC_01216 genome, the window CGCGACGGCATGGTGCTGCACCTCGCCTACGACGGGGTGACCAGCCCCTACCGGGCCGGCAGGTCGACGGGCAACGTGCCCGAGTGACCGCCGGCGTCCGCCGTACCGAGCAGCCGGTCCCGCGCCGCGCGCACGCTCCGCCGGTCCTCCTCGGGCCCCGCGGCCCGGGCGGGCAGCGTCGGCAGGACCACGCTGCGGCCCGCGCGCACCGCTTCGTGCGCGCGGGCCAGCACCGTCAGGCTCTGTGACGGGCCGGCCTCCACAAGGACCCGGTCCCGGTCGGCGAGGAGCCGGTCCAGGGTCGCCCAGAACAGCACCGGAGCGGTCGGCTGCCCGGCCCAGAACTCCGCGGACACCGCCTCCGCCGGGTCCAGCGGCCCGGTGGTGTACGCCGAGTGCAGCGGCGTCCGGGGAGCGCGTAGCCGCATCGTGCGCAGCAGCTCCGCCGTCGGCGCGACGAGCGGCGCGAGCGCGGGGCTGTGGTACGGGGTGCGCGAGGCCAGCTTCCGGAAGGTACGCCCGTCCGCCGCCAGGCGCCGCGCGACCGCTTCCAGCGGTGTGTCCGGCCCGGACAGCACCGTGTGCCGGGGCGCGTTCACCGCGGCCACCACCACGCCGGAACCGAGGTAGCCCGCCAGCTCCGGCGGGGCGGCGGCGACCGCGAGCATCCCGCCGCGCGGGGTGCCGCGCTGCAGCCGTACCCGTTCCCACAGCAGCCGCACCGCGTCCGGCAGTGGGAACACCCCCGCCAGCACGGCGGCCGCGAACTCCCCCATGCTGTGGCCGAGATAGGCGTCCGGGCGCACCCCCCAGCTCTCCACCAGCCGTCCCATGGCGTAGTCGACCGCGAAGAGCAGCGGGGCGGAGCGGGCGTCGGCCTCCATCGACACCGCCGGGTGCGTCGCCAGCCAGTCCGCGCGGGCGTCCGCGCCCTCCGGACCGAGCAGGGCGAGCACCTCGTCCAGTGCCGCGGTGAAGACCGGCTCGCGCCGGTAGAGCCCGGCCGCCATCCGGGCGTGCTGCGCGCCGGTCCCGGGGAACATCAGGACGACGGATCGGCGGTGAGGAAGAGTCATGCCGCCCAGCGTGGTCCGCACCGATCGAGCCGTTCTCCAGTGCCCCGTGGAGAAGCGTTCGAGCCCGCCTTGAGCAGGGCGGCGCATCCTGCACCGCATGACCGTTGTCGAGGAAACGCCCCCGAGACCAGGGAACACCACCGGCGCCGTGACCTCCGCGGACGGCTGTCTGCGCGACCGGGCGGCGGAGCTCGCCGTCCTGCACGAACGGGTGCGCCGGGGTCCCGGTGAACGGGCCACCGAAGCACAGCACGCCAAGGGGAAACTGACCGCGCGCGAGCGCATCGCCCTGCTCTTCGACGAGGGAACCTTCTCCGAGATCGAGGAACTGCGCCGGCACCGGGCGACCGGTTTCGGCCTGGAGGACCGCCGCCCGCACACCGA encodes:
- a CDS encoding acyltransferase domain-containing protein, whose protein sequence is MTLPHRRSVVLMFPGTGAQHARMAAGLYRREPVFTAALDEVLALLGPEGADARADWLATHPAVSMEADARSAPLLFAVDYAMGRLVESWGVRPDAYLGHSMGEFAAAVLAGVFPLPDAVRLLWERVRLQRGTPRGGMLAVAAAPPELAGYLGSGVVVAAVNAPRHTVLSGPDTPLEAVARRLAADGRTFRKLASRTPYHSPALAPLVAPTAELLRTMRLRAPRTPLHSAYTTGPLDPAEAVSAEFWAGQPTAPVLFWATLDRLLADRDRVLVEAGPSQSLTVLARAHEAVRAGRSVVLPTLPARAAGPEEDRRSVRAARDRLLGTADAGGHSGTLPVDLPAR